One window of the Equus caballus isolate H_3958 breed thoroughbred chromosome 2, TB-T2T, whole genome shotgun sequence genome contains the following:
- the PLK4 gene encoding serine/threonine-protein kinase PLK4, with translation MATCIGEKIEDFKVGNLLGKGSFAGVYRAESIHTGLEVAIKMIDKKAMYKAGMVQRVQNEVKIHCQLKHPSILELYNYFEDNNYVYLVLEMCHNGEMNRYLKNRMKPFSENEARHFMHQIITGMLYLHSHGILHRDLTLSNLLLTRNMNIKIADFGLATQLKMPHEKHYTLCGTPNYISPEIATRSAHGLESDVWSLGCMFYTLLTGRPPFDTDTVKNTLNKVVLADYKMPTFLSREAKDLIHHLLRRNPADRLSLSSVLEHPFMSRNSSTKSKDLGTVEDSIDSGHATISTAVTASSSTSMSGSLFDRRRLLIGQPLPNKMTIFPKSKIANDFSSSGDGSSFYTQWGNQEQEISNSGRGRVIQDAEERPHSRYLRRAHSSDRSGTSNTQSPGKTYTMERCHSAEVLSKSKRSGVDENEERYSPTNSNVNIFHFFKEKASNCSGSFERPDNDQALSNRLCPGKTPFPFPDQISQTEMVQQWFGNLQVKDPLSEQSKTRDMEPPVGYQKHTLRSITSPLTAYRLKPIRQKTKKAVVSILDSEEVCVELLKEFTSQEYVKEVLQISSDGNMITIYYPNDGRGFPLAERPPSPTDNISRYSFDSLPEKYWRKYQYASRFVQLVRSKSPKITYFTRYAKCVLMENSPGADFEVWFYDGAKIHKTEDLIHVIEKTGKSYTLKGESEVNSLKEELKIYMDHANEGHRICLALESIISEEENKSGGAPFFPIIIGRKPGNTSSPKALSPTPSVDPNYPMRERPSLNRMIINSAASSKQAPILSPSTVTGEGLGATALASGTSISPSGVNDCLPKSAQLLKSVFVKNVGWATQLTSGAVWVQFNDGSQLVVQAGVSSISYTSPNGHTTRYGENEKLPEYIKQKLQCLSSILLMFSNPTPGFH, from the exons ATGGCGACCTGCATCGGGGAGAAGATCGAG gaTTTTAAAGTTGGAAATCTGCTTGGTAAAGGATCATTTGCTGGTGTCTACAGAGCTGAGTCCATTCACACTGGTTTAGAAGTTGCAATCAAAATG ATAGATAAGAAAGCCATGTACAAAGCTGGAATGGTACAGAGAGTCCAAAATGAGGTGAAAATACATTGCCAATTGAAGCATCCTTCTATCTTGGAG TTGTATAACTATTTTGAAGATAACAATTATGTGTACCTAGTATTAGAAATGTGCCATAATGGAGAAATGAACAGGTATCTAAAGAACAGAATGAAACCATTCTCAGAAAATGAAG CTCGACACTTCATGCACCAGATCATCACAGGAATGTTATATCTCCATTCTCATGGTATATTACACCGGGACCTCACGCTTTCTAACCTCTTACTTACGCGTAATATGAACATCAAGATTGCCGATTTTGGGCTGGCAACTCAATTGAAAATGCCACATGAAAAACACTATACTTTATGtggaactcctaattacattTCACCAGAGATTGCAACTCGAAGTGCACATGGTCTTGAATCTGATGTTTGGTCCTTGGGCTGTATGTTTTATACGTTGCTTACTGGGAGACCACCTTTTGACACGGACACAGTTAAGAACACcttaaataaagtagtattggcaGATTACAAAATGCCAACTTTTTTGTCAAGAGAGGCCAAGGACCTTATTCACCACTTACTTCGTAGAAACCCAGCAGATCGTTTAAGTCTGTCTTCAGTGTTAGAGCATCCTTTTATGTCCCGGAATTCTTCAACAAAAAGTAAAGATTTAGGAACTGTGGAAGACTCAATTGATAGTGGACATGCCACCATTTCTACTGCTGTTACGGCTTCTTCCAGTACCAGTATGAGTGGTAGTTTATTTGACAGAAGAAGGCTTTTGATTGGTCAGCCACTCCCAAATAAAATGACTATTTTTCCAAAGAGTAAAATTgcaaatgatttttcttcttcaggagaTGGAAGCAGTTTTTATACTCAGTGGGGAAATCAAGAACAAGAAATCAGTAATAGTGGAAGGGGAAGAGTAATCCAAGATGCAGAAGAAAGGCCACATTCCCGCTACCTTCGTAGAGCCCATTCCTCTGATAGATCTGGCACTTCTAACACTCAGTCTCCAGGAAAAACGTATACAATGGAACGATGTCACTCAGCAGAAGTGCTTTCAAAATCCAAAAGATCAGGAGTAGATGAAAATGAAGAACGATACTCACCCACAAACAGCAATGTCaatatttttcacttctttaaagaaaaggcatccaattGTTCTGGATCTTTTGAAAGACCTGATAATGATCAAGCACT TTCCAATCGTCTTTGTCCAGGAAAAActccttttccatttccagaCCAGATATCTCAAACTGAAATGGTGCAACAGTGGTTTGGGAATCTGCAAGTAAAAG ATCCTCTTTCTGAACAAAGCAAGACTAGGGATATGGAGCCACCAGTGGGTTATCAGAAACATACGTTACGAAGCATTACGTCTCCTTTGACTGCTTACAGGTTAAAACCAAtcagacagaaaaccaaaaagGCTGTg GTGAGCATACTTGATTCAGAGGAGGTATGTGTGGAGCTTCTAAAGGAGTTTACATCTCAAGAATATGTGAAAGAAGTTCTTCAAATATCTAGTGATGGAAATATG ATCACTATTTATTATCCAAATGATGGGAGAGGTTTTCCTCTTGCTGAGAGACCACCCTCTCCTACTGACAACATCAGTAGGTACAGCTTTGACAGTTTACCAG AAAAGTACTGGCGAAAATATCAATATGCTTCCAGATTTGTACAGCTTGTAAGATCTAAATCTCCCAAAATCACTTATTTTACAAGATATGCTAAATGTGTTTTGATGGAGAATTCTCCTGGTGCTGATTTTGAGGTTTGGTTTTATGATG gagCAAAGATACACAAAACAGAAGATTTAATTCATGTTATTGAAAAGACTGGGAAATCTTACACCTTAAAAGGTGAAAGTGAAGTTAATAGCTTGAAAGAGGAACTAAAAATTTATATGGACCATGCTAATGAG GGTCATCGTATTTGTTTAGCACTAGAATCCATAAtttcagaagaggaaaacaaaagtggAGGTGCTCCCTTTTTCCCAATAATCATAGGAAg AAAACCTGGTAATACTAGTTCACCTAAGGCCTTATCACCTACTCCTTCTGTGGATCCAAACTACCCAATGAGAGAGAGACCATCTTTGAATAGAATGATCATAAATAGTGCTGCTTCTTCGAAACAGGCGCCGATACTTAGTCCTTCT ACGGTTACAGGTGAAGGACTTGGCGCCACAGCTCTGGCCTCCGGAACAAGCATCTCTCCTAGTGGTGTGAACGATTGTCTTCCTAAATCAGCACAACTTTTGAAGtctgtttttgtgaaaaatgttggtTGG